Proteins found in one Rhizobium sp. CIAT894 genomic segment:
- a CDS encoding dihydrodipicolinate synthase family protein has product MSHRITGVFSAAATPLTADNTPDLTLFTDHCRRLLAEGCHGVALLGTTGEANSFSGAERRAILEAAVKAGIPADKLLPGTGVVAIPETVELTRHALSLGVTKVVMLPPFYYKGVSDDGLFAAYSQVLEKVADTRLQVILYHIPQVSGVPLSIPLIGRLIAAFPETVVGIKESAGDFNNMQAIIAAHPGFSVLAGADPLLLPLMKAGGAGCITATSNLVADSLRTIYDHVHDEARSADVETAQARINAYRTLSNSYVQIPTIKAMIGLKTGNPAWKRTRAPLMPLSEVDSAALADSYAKLP; this is encoded by the coding sequence ATGAGCCACAGGATTACAGGCGTTTTCAGCGCGGCCGCAACGCCGCTGACGGCAGACAATACGCCCGACCTCACCCTTTTCACCGACCACTGCCGGCGACTGCTGGCCGAGGGCTGTCATGGCGTGGCCCTGCTCGGCACGACCGGAGAAGCCAATTCCTTCTCCGGAGCCGAGCGCCGCGCCATATTGGAGGCGGCGGTGAAGGCCGGCATTCCGGCCGACAAGCTTTTGCCGGGCACTGGCGTCGTCGCCATTCCGGAGACCGTGGAACTGACGCGGCACGCCCTATCGCTCGGCGTCACCAAGGTGGTGATGCTGCCGCCTTTCTATTACAAGGGCGTCTCCGACGACGGCCTGTTTGCCGCCTATTCGCAGGTTCTGGAAAAGGTCGCCGACACCCGCCTGCAGGTCATCCTCTATCACATTCCGCAGGTCTCGGGCGTGCCGCTCTCCATTCCGCTGATCGGCCGGCTGATTGCGGCCTTCCCGGAAACCGTCGTTGGAATCAAGGAATCTGCCGGCGATTTCAATAACATGCAGGCCATCATCGCCGCCCATCCCGGCTTTTCGGTGCTGGCGGGCGCCGATCCGCTGCTGCTGCCGCTCATGAAGGCCGGCGGCGCCGGCTGCATCACGGCCACTTCCAATCTCGTGGCGGATTCGCTGCGGACCATTTACGACCATGTTCATGACGAGGCGCGCAGCGCCGATGTCGAGACGGCGCAGGCACGCATCAATGCCTATCGCACTCTTTCCAATTCCTACGTCCAGATCCCGACCATCAAGGCAATGATCGGGCTGAAGACAGGCAATCCCGCCTGGAAGCGCACCCGCGCGCCGCTGATGCCGCTGAGCGAGGTCGACTCTGCCGCGCTCGCCGATAGCTACGCCAAACTGCCTTGA
- a CDS encoding iron-containing alcohol dehydrogenase has product MASLDSPITIVRPHLIEFGIGTAAKLGKWAAEKGYRRTLVISDAFNASRVDTLELRGEVTVFAEVTPEPDTANLEKVLSAANGADAELIVGFGGGSAMDLAKLAAVLAGSAQTLQDVVGPNKVHGPRKAALAQVPTTSGTGSEAGIRALVTDPRTMAKLAVESLHMLADIAVIDPALTFTVPARTTAATGVDAMAHCVEAFTNRKAHPMVDIYAIEGTRLVGKYLARAVKDGNDAEARAGLSLASLYGGFCLGPVNTAGGHALAYPLGTRWHVAHGAANALIFPHVLAFNTPSAPEKTKAVMEALGRRTSEDTASVFDAAYAFCAELGIEMKLSGLGVPESDLDAMADDAFAIRRLLDNNPRDLTRADIRSIYAAAF; this is encoded by the coding sequence ATGGCCAGCTTGGATTCGCCAATCACGATCGTTCGGCCGCATCTGATCGAATTCGGCATCGGCACGGCGGCAAAGCTCGGCAAATGGGCTGCCGAAAAGGGCTATAGGCGCACGCTTGTCATCTCCGATGCTTTCAACGCCTCGCGCGTCGACACGTTGGAATTGAGGGGCGAGGTGACGGTCTTTGCCGAAGTGACGCCGGAGCCGGATACGGCAAACCTCGAAAAGGTGCTCTCGGCGGCCAACGGCGCCGACGCCGAGCTGATCGTCGGCTTCGGCGGCGGCAGCGCTATGGACCTGGCAAAGCTCGCCGCCGTTCTTGCCGGCTCCGCGCAGACGCTGCAAGACGTCGTCGGCCCGAACAAGGTGCATGGGCCGCGCAAGGCAGCACTCGCCCAGGTGCCGACGACATCGGGCACCGGCAGCGAAGCCGGCATCCGCGCCCTCGTCACCGATCCCAGGACGATGGCCAAGCTCGCGGTCGAAAGCCTGCACATGCTGGCCGACATCGCCGTCATCGATCCGGCCCTGACCTTCACCGTGCCGGCACGCACCACCGCCGCCACCGGCGTCGACGCGATGGCCCATTGCGTCGAGGCCTTCACCAACCGCAAGGCCCATCCGATGGTCGATATCTACGCGATCGAGGGAACGCGGCTGGTCGGCAAATATCTCGCCCGCGCCGTCAAGGATGGCAACGATGCCGAAGCGCGCGCCGGCCTGTCGCTCGCCTCGCTCTACGGCGGCTTCTGCCTCGGTCCGGTCAACACTGCCGGCGGCCATGCGCTCGCCTATCCGCTCGGCACGCGCTGGCATGTGGCGCATGGCGCTGCGAATGCGCTGATCTTCCCGCATGTTCTCGCCTTCAACACCCCGTCTGCGCCTGAGAAGACGAAAGCGGTGATGGAAGCGCTTGGGCGTCGAACCTCGGAAGACACGGCCTCCGTCTTCGATGCGGCCTATGCTTTCTGCGCCGAACTCGGCATCGAGATGAAACTGTCAGGGCTCGGCGTGCCGGAAAGCGATCTCGACGCCATGGCCGACGATGCTTTTGCCATCCGCCGCCTGCTCGACAACAATCCGCGCGACCTCACACGCGCCGACATTCGCTCGATTTACGCAGCCGCCTTCTAG
- a CDS encoding ABC transporter ATP-binding protein, translating to MMDTKSTERLLDVRGLTVEIDGRNGPAVVVDGIDLHVDKGETLGVVGESGCGKSLTMLSLMRLLPNKIKVAKGTATFAGRDLQTMSNAELRKVRGGDIGFVFQDPMTSLNPVMRVGDQICEPLIYHRKMKKAEARIRAVELLRLVGIPGPEERLQAFPHELSGGMRQRVMIAIGLACNPKLLIADEPTTALDVTIQAQIVDLVKDLRAKLGMSVVWITHDLALIAGLVDRVAVLYAGTVVEDAPVDELYARPSHPYTRGLLSSIPKLSDPPASRLSSIGGTPPEPGRRPKGCPFAPRCPLVEAICHEKVPRLESLSGSSNHRAACFVVQRMQEAA from the coding sequence ATGATGGACACGAAAAGCACAGAACGCCTGCTCGATGTCAGGGGCCTTACCGTCGAGATCGATGGCCGCAACGGCCCGGCCGTCGTCGTCGACGGCATCGATCTCCATGTCGACAAGGGCGAGACGCTGGGTGTTGTCGGTGAATCCGGCTGCGGCAAGAGCCTCACCATGCTGAGCCTGATGCGGCTCTTGCCGAACAAGATCAAGGTCGCCAAGGGAACGGCCACCTTCGCCGGCCGCGACCTGCAGACGATGTCGAATGCCGAACTGCGCAAGGTGCGCGGCGGCGATATCGGCTTCGTCTTCCAGGATCCGATGACCTCGCTCAATCCGGTCATGCGCGTCGGCGACCAGATCTGCGAGCCGCTGATCTATCATCGAAAAATGAAAAAGGCCGAGGCCCGCATCCGGGCCGTCGAGCTTCTGCGGCTCGTCGGCATTCCCGGCCCGGAAGAGCGGTTGCAAGCCTTTCCACACGAGCTCTCAGGCGGCATGCGCCAGCGCGTCATGATCGCCATCGGCCTTGCCTGTAACCCGAAGCTCCTGATCGCCGACGAGCCGACCACGGCGCTCGACGTCACCATCCAGGCCCAGATCGTCGATCTGGTGAAGGATCTGCGCGCCAAGCTCGGCATGTCAGTCGTCTGGATCACCCATGATCTGGCGCTGATCGCCGGCCTGGTCGACCGCGTCGCCGTGCTCTATGCCGGCACGGTCGTCGAGGATGCGCCGGTCGACGAGCTTTATGCCCGCCCGAGCCATCCCTATACGCGCGGCCTGCTTTCCTCGATCCCGAAACTTTCCGATCCGCCGGCAAGCCGGCTCTCTTCGATCGGCGGCACGCCGCCGGAGCCCGGCCGCCGGCCGAAGGGCTGCCCGTTTGCGCCGCGCTGCCCGCTCGTTGAGGCGATCTGTCACGAGAAGGTGCCGCGGCTCGAATCCTTGAGCGGCAGCAGCAATCACCGCGCCGCCTGTTTCGTCGTCCAGAGAATGCAGGAGGCCGCGTGA
- a CDS encoding exo-alpha-sialidase: MTFTGLAPEAVSALMTGSVTPHPSVAGRADAYLPSPCIQNHAANLAFLPDGTLSCVWFGGTMEGMGDISIYMSRLAPGAERWSEPEKMSDDPKKSEQNPLIFNAPDRKTWLLYTSQTSGNQDGSIVKCRISDDGGKTFGPVRVLCDSPGTFVRQQIVVNGRGDWLLPIFRCVGLDGQRWSGNADTAAVLISRDRGASWQMHDIPDSIGAVHMNILPLGGGEMIAFYRNRFAENILFSRSSDGGETWSPPKPTELPNNNSSIQATMLNDAAIAMVYNHSNADMSDARRQSLYDEIEGDEAGESTVVVADTGRKAVWGVPRAPLSLAISRDGGRTFPHRMDLDTGDGFCLSNNSKDSLNREFSYPSVIQGSDGTLHVAYTYYRRAIKYVRLAPQALP, from the coding sequence ATGACATTTACCGGCCTGGCTCCCGAAGCCGTCTCCGCTTTGATGACCGGGAGCGTCACCCCTCACCCCTCTGTCGCAGGCCGCGCCGATGCCTACCTGCCCTCACCCTGCATCCAGAACCATGCAGCCAATCTCGCCTTTCTGCCCGACGGCACGCTGAGCTGCGTCTGGTTCGGCGGCACGATGGAGGGCATGGGCGACATTTCGATTTACATGTCGCGGCTGGCGCCGGGCGCCGAGCGCTGGTCGGAACCGGAAAAGATGAGCGACGATCCGAAGAAATCCGAGCAGAACCCGTTGATATTCAACGCCCCGGACAGAAAGACATGGCTGCTCTACACATCGCAGACCTCAGGCAACCAGGATGGCTCGATTGTCAAATGCCGGATATCGGATGACGGCGGCAAGACATTCGGCCCGGTCCGGGTCCTCTGCGACAGCCCCGGCACTTTCGTTCGTCAGCAGATCGTCGTCAACGGCAGGGGCGACTGGCTGCTTCCGATCTTCCGTTGCGTCGGCCTCGACGGTCAGCGCTGGAGCGGTAATGCCGATACGGCAGCGGTGCTGATCTCGCGCGATCGCGGCGCGAGCTGGCAGATGCACGATATTCCCGACAGCATCGGCGCCGTCCACATGAATATCCTGCCGCTCGGCGGCGGCGAGATGATCGCCTTCTACCGCAACCGCTTCGCCGAAAACATTCTTTTCAGCCGATCGTCCGACGGCGGCGAGACGTGGAGCCCGCCCAAGCCGACCGAACTGCCGAACAACAATTCCTCGATCCAGGCCACCATGTTAAATGATGCAGCAATCGCAATGGTTTACAACCATTCGAATGCTGATATGTCGGATGCGCGGCGTCAGTCTCTCTACGACGAAATCGAGGGTGACGAGGCTGGAGAGTCCACTGTTGTTGTTGCCGATACCGGCCGCAAGGCGGTCTGGGGTGTGCCGCGTGCGCCGCTCAGCCTGGCGATTTCGAGGGATGGCGGCAGGACCTTTCCGCATCGCATGGATCTCGATACAGGCGACGGCTTCTGTCTCAGCAACAATTCCAAGGATTCGCTGAACCGTGAATTCTCCTATCCCTCGGTCATCCAGGGCAGCGACGGCACGCTCCATGTCGCCTACACCTATTACCGGCGCGCCATCAAATATGTGCGACTCGCCCCGCAAGCGCTGCCGTAA
- a CDS encoding ABC transporter substrate-binding protein yields the protein MSLDQSDKTNLSRRNALKLGLAAGVGLTVFGMNARIVMADDGQVLKVAHPAFDQDWSPLRGGGRTFRWNSIWWASPMYFDSQGNIKPYVFASWESADNTVWTFKIDPKAVFSDGSKITSADVKGSWEVASMPNTKSQRADQVLSKVKGYAEIAAGSGNELTGVATPDEGTVVVTLAAADPIFFMRLANHIAPITKASQSRGSDGEEIIDWYKPENKPVFSGPFKLTSIDIDAGKITFEPNENFFGQKPKLARIDITSIEDNVTATSLIKSGEFNAHTELVTSTIIQDLGPEFSAGPLIPTSQHFWFNISRAPMDDPKVRQALIMAVDRDGLFKASYPDGPHKKADQILNSVPGADNSGFEPFPYDPAAAKKLLAESSYGGPERLPKILFVGISAPAIQAAAQFIAEQWRQNLGITAVDMKPQQDAYAGPDQNSVQIFRDDVGTRVPDAVSYLAGSIASTSSNAQNKLGGYKNDKVDSALAEAATKAADDPQRISLAQAAQKAFREDWAFIPWYSQAMSRWATKEVKGMEKNLDWQIAEPWNISIG from the coding sequence ATGTCTCTTGATCAATCTGACAAAACCAATTTATCGCGTCGCAATGCATTGAAGCTCGGCCTCGCCGCCGGTGTCGGCCTTACCGTGTTCGGGATGAATGCCCGCATCGTGATGGCCGATGACGGCCAGGTCCTGAAGGTCGCCCATCCGGCCTTCGACCAGGACTGGTCGCCGCTGCGCGGCGGCGGCAGAACGTTCCGCTGGAATTCGATCTGGTGGGCGTCGCCGATGTATTTCGACAGCCAGGGCAATATCAAGCCCTACGTCTTCGCAAGCTGGGAATCGGCCGACAACACGGTGTGGACTTTCAAGATCGATCCCAAGGCCGTCTTCTCGGACGGCAGCAAGATCACCTCGGCCGATGTCAAGGGATCGTGGGAAGTTGCCTCGATGCCGAACACCAAGAGCCAGCGCGCCGACCAGGTGCTGAGCAAGGTCAAGGGCTATGCCGAAATCGCCGCCGGCTCCGGCAACGAGCTGACGGGTGTGGCGACTCCTGATGAGGGGACAGTCGTGGTGACGCTCGCCGCTGCCGATCCGATCTTCTTCATGCGCCTGGCAAACCACATCGCGCCGATCACCAAAGCGTCGCAATCGCGCGGCAGCGACGGCGAGGAAATCATCGACTGGTATAAGCCCGAAAACAAGCCGGTCTTCTCCGGCCCCTTCAAGCTGACGAGCATCGATATCGATGCCGGCAAGATCACCTTCGAGCCGAATGAAAACTTCTTTGGGCAGAAGCCGAAGCTTGCCCGCATCGACATCACCTCGATCGAGGACAATGTCACCGCGACGTCGCTGATCAAATCCGGCGAGTTCAACGCCCATACCGAGCTCGTCACCTCGACGATCATCCAGGATCTCGGCCCGGAATTCTCGGCCGGCCCGCTGATCCCGACCAGCCAGCACTTCTGGTTCAACATCTCCCGTGCGCCGATGGACGATCCGAAGGTCCGCCAGGCGCTGATCATGGCGGTCGATCGCGACGGCCTGTTCAAGGCCTCCTATCCCGATGGGCCGCACAAGAAGGCCGATCAGATCCTCAATTCGGTTCCCGGCGCCGACAATTCCGGCTTCGAGCCCTTTCCCTATGATCCGGCAGCCGCCAAGAAGCTGCTTGCCGAATCGAGCTATGGCGGGCCCGAGCGCCTGCCGAAAATCCTGTTCGTCGGCATTTCGGCGCCGGCCATCCAGGCCGCCGCCCAGTTCATCGCCGAGCAGTGGCGCCAGAATCTCGGCATCACGGCCGTCGACATGAAACCGCAGCAGGACGCCTATGCCGGTCCGGATCAGAACTCGGTCCAGATCTTCCGCGACGACGTCGGCACCCGTGTTCCCGACGCCGTTTCCTATCTGGCGGGCAGCATCGCCTCGACCTCGTCGAACGCGCAGAACAAGCTCGGCGGATACAAGAACGACAAGGTCGACAGCGCCCTTGCCGAAGCGGCGACCAAGGCTGCGGACGATCCGCAGCGCATCTCCCTCGCCCAGGCAGCCCAGAAGGCGTTCCGCGAGGATTGGGCCTTCATCCCATGGTATTCTCAGGCGATGTCGCGCTGGGCCACCAAGGAGGTCAAGGGCATGGAGAAGAACCTCGACTGGCAGATCGCCGAACCCTGGAACATTTCCATCGGCTGA
- a CDS encoding ABC transporter permease, whose amino-acid sequence MSAIPLSTTETIEEPPVSLWRDAWHRLKRNKLAVFGLIVVLILAFTAIFGPYLTPYDYLSQDLNARNALPSMSHLFGTDDLGRDVFSRVVFGTRTAFLVAVIVTFFAVLIGLTLGAVAGFFGNPFDRAIMWLTDVTMSVPNLLLVVVINASLKSPITRWMEARYLETLNPFYRQTIWVDFILVFGSMALISWPPYARLVRAQVLSIRSRPYITAAQALGLSNWVIIKRYVVPNALGPLIVSVSAGLGTAMVLESAFSFLGVGVNPPTPSWGNMISDGLRVWQHYPHLLAAPAAVLGLASVAFSFLGDGLNDALNPRGNK is encoded by the coding sequence ATGTCCGCAATCCCTCTTTCTACCACCGAGACCATCGAGGAGCCGCCGGTCAGCCTGTGGCGCGACGCCTGGCACCGGCTGAAACGCAACAAGCTCGCCGTCTTCGGCCTCATCGTCGTCCTGATCCTCGCCTTCACGGCGATCTTCGGGCCTTACCTCACGCCCTATGATTATCTCAGCCAGGATCTCAACGCCCGCAACGCACTGCCGTCGATGAGCCATCTCTTCGGAACCGACGACCTCGGCCGCGATGTCTTCAGCCGCGTCGTCTTCGGCACGCGGACCGCCTTCCTCGTCGCCGTCATCGTCACCTTCTTCGCCGTGTTGATCGGCCTCACGCTCGGCGCGGTCGCCGGTTTCTTCGGCAATCCCTTCGACCGCGCCATCATGTGGCTGACCGACGTGACGATGTCGGTTCCCAACCTGCTGCTCGTCGTCGTCATCAACGCTTCGCTGAAATCGCCGATCACCCGCTGGATGGAGGCGCGCTACCTCGAGACCCTCAATCCCTTCTACCGCCAGACGATATGGGTGGATTTCATCCTCGTCTTCGGGTCGATGGCGCTGATCTCCTGGCCGCCCTATGCCCGTCTCGTGCGCGCCCAGGTTCTGTCGATCCGCAGCCGGCCCTATATCACCGCCGCCCAAGCGCTCGGGCTGTCGAACTGGGTCATCATCAAGCGGTATGTCGTGCCGAATGCGCTCGGGCCGCTCATCGTTTCGGTCAGCGCCGGTCTCGGCACGGCGATGGTGCTGGAAAGCGCCTTCAGCTTCCTCGGGGTCGGGGTCAATCCGCCGACGCCGAGCTGGGGCAACATGATCTCGGACGGCCTTCGCGTCTGGCAGCATTATCCGCATCTTCTCGCCGCTCCGGCGGCCGTGCTCGGCCTTGCCTCGGTTGCCTTCAGCTTCCTCGGCGACGGCCTCAACGACGCGCTCAATCCGCGGGGCAACAAATGA
- a CDS encoding ABC transporter permease encodes MLRYVLTRFAIWIPSVLVVMLAVYALAFYGAGDPIKLIFLRAPGDVAYNPQRIEAIRESAGLNRPFIEQFGLYIWNLLHGQFGNSLTSGRAVWAMVSAAAPVSFQLALCAIILTALVAIPLGMIAALNQNSRLDYAILGSALFLWAIPAYVAGPLLMVGLIVLLPGASVPYGWGGVFDVRILLPLLVLSFQPIALIVRQTRAAVIEVLSEDFVRTARAKGVPEIIVALRHILRPVLTPVVTQLGLIMITIVNGAIFVELVFGLPGLGRLTVQALINSDYPVILAITLIGSFLVMVSNLLVDVLYPLLDPRANDSRRSR; translated from the coding sequence TTGCTGCGCTACGTGCTAACCCGGTTCGCCATCTGGATTCCATCCGTTCTGGTGGTGATGCTGGCGGTCTACGCGCTGGCCTTTTATGGCGCCGGCGATCCGATCAAGCTGATCTTCCTGCGCGCGCCAGGCGATGTCGCCTATAATCCGCAGCGCATCGAAGCCATCCGCGAAAGCGCCGGCCTCAACAGGCCCTTCATCGAGCAGTTCGGCCTTTACATCTGGAACCTGCTGCACGGCCAGTTCGGCAATTCGTTGACCTCCGGCCGCGCCGTCTGGGCGATGGTCTCGGCTGCCGCCCCGGTCTCCTTCCAGCTTGCCCTCTGTGCCATCATCCTGACGGCCCTCGTCGCAATCCCCCTCGGCATGATCGCTGCGCTGAACCAGAATTCGCGCCTCGACTACGCCATTCTGGGCTCGGCGCTTTTCCTCTGGGCGATCCCGGCCTATGTCGCAGGTCCCTTGCTGATGGTCGGCCTGATCGTGCTCTTGCCGGGCGCAAGCGTGCCCTATGGCTGGGGCGGTGTCTTCGATGTCCGCATCCTGCTGCCGCTGCTCGTGCTTTCCTTCCAGCCGATCGCGCTGATCGTGCGCCAGACCCGCGCCGCCGTCATCGAGGTGCTGTCGGAGGATTTCGTCCGCACCGCCCGCGCCAAGGGCGTGCCCGAGATTATCGTGGCGCTGCGCCATATCCTGCGGCCGGTGCTGACGCCTGTGGTGACCCAGCTCGGCCTGATCATGATCACCATCGTCAACGGCGCGATCTTCGTCGAGCTCGTCTTCGGCCTGCCGGGTCTCGGCCGGCTGACGGTGCAGGCGCTGATCAATTCCGATTATCCCGTCATCCTGGCAATCACGCTGATCGGATCGTTCCTGGTGATGGTGTCGAACCTCCTGGTGGACGTGCTCTATCCGCTGCTCGATCCGCGCGCCAACGATTCAAGAAGGAGCCGCTGA